The following coding sequences lie in one Rutidosis leptorrhynchoides isolate AG116_Rl617_1_P2 chromosome 4, CSIRO_AGI_Rlap_v1, whole genome shotgun sequence genomic window:
- the LOC139841102 gene encoding uncharacterized protein, whose amino-acid sequence MGSQLCPYPTMQWPKQQQFNVNGQPGLLGPRPQAYSYAPSTSLSTPTDIVSAMYTMSLNPLEDINWYMDTGAPSHMTGLQGFFEGDHHSSGGIDFSRSHGYLRSFPSSSGAGRFVGSRSDNRLAKPVRIRAGSWNVGTLTGKRYELVETLRKRKDDILCVQETRWKGRGAVKIKDYKLWFSGSRVARNGVGILIGPPYNENVVDVSRRGDRIMSVRLVIQEVTYTVISAYAPHVGLGAAEKRHFWESLNEVVRMCPPDHRLLIGGDLNGHIGTNAEGYQGAHGGFGYGVRNEEGLSILDFTVAHDLVVANSFFKKTNAQLATFHSGGHFTQIDYLLLFKGDLRTRGDCKALTDLTCSSQHRLLVMDLVLRRWVTKSVRPVQPKILWKKLNGEKAETFKTLVIERVEAELEMSSHNEADQMWTFLASTIREAAKEALGVAVGTLRGHRSDR is encoded by the exons ATGGGCTCCCAGTTATGTCCGTATCCCACTATGCAGTGGCCCAAACAACAACAGTTTAATGTTAATGGGCAGCCTGGACTTCTTGGCCCACGACCACAGGCCTACTCATATGCACCTTCTACATCTTTGTCCACTCCAACAGATATTGTATCCGCGATGTATACTATGAGTCTAAATCCACTGGAAGACATCAATTGGTATATGGATACGGGTGCACCATCACATATGACGGGTTTGCAAG gatttTTTGAAGGGGACCACCATTCTTCG GGAGGGATTGACTTTAGTCGTTCTCATGGTTACTTGAGGTCATTTCCTTCGAGCTCAGGGGCGGGCAGGTTTGTAGGATCTAGAAGCGACAATAGGTTAGCGAAGCCGGTTAGGATTAGAGCAGGTAGTTGGAATGTGGGTACTTTGACCGGCAAACGTTATGAACTAGTGGAAACTTTACGTAAACGGAAAGATGACATTTTGTGTGTCCAAGAGACTAGGTGGAAGGGTCGAGGGGCGGTTAAGATCAAGGACTACAAGCTGTGGTTCTCGGGATCGAGAGTAGCTAGAAACGGTGTTGGAATTTTAATTGGCCCACCCTATAACGAGAATGTCGTGGATGTGAGTAGACGGggcgataggattatgtcggttaggtTAGTAATCCAGGAGGTGACCTACACAGTCATTAGCGCTTACGCTCCGCATGTGGGCCTTGGCGCAGCTGAAAAGAGACACTTCTGGGAATCGTTAAACGAGGTAGTGAGGATGTGCCCTCCGGACCATCGATTACTAATTGGGGGGGATCTAAATGGTCATATAGGAACGAATGCCGAGGGTTATCAGGGTGCCCATGGGGGCTTTGGGTACGGAGTAAGAAATGAGGAAGGGCTCTCTATTCTCGATTTTACGGTTGCTCACGATTTGGTTGTTGCGAATTCGTTCTTCAAGAAGACGAATGCTCAGCTAGCAACTTTTCATAGCGGGGGTCATTTTACCCAGATTGACTATTTGCTACTTTTCAAAGGGGATCTTAGGACACGTGGGGACTGTAAGGCCCTGACGGACTTAACGTGCTCCTCCCAGCACAGATTGTTGGTCATGGATTTGGTTCTCCGGAGATGGGTCACCAAGAGCGTAAGGCCCGTCCAACCTAAAATCCTATGGAAGAAGTTGAACGGAGAGAAGGCAGAGACTTTTAAAACTTTGGTTATTGAAAGAGTCGAGGCAGAATTGGAAATGTCATCTCATAATGAGGCGGACCAGATGTGGACTTTTCTGGCATCCACCATTAGAGAGGCAGCTAAGGAAGCCTTAGGTGTGGCAGTAGGAACATTGA
- the LOC139841103 gene encoding uncharacterized protein translates to MSEYKIHPTCTVTNIRNYIPIILEMENGQYDSWVELFTIHCRAYMDIDHIIPKDTSSIASDTTSDTTPAITDSTDNWDRLDAIVLTWIYGTISKDNRHTHLVHLQHKFNNIKIDDFPNASAYCQELKSIVDQLSNVDPDIDDDRLVL, encoded by the coding sequence ATGTCAGAATACAAAATACACCCAACTTGCACTGTCACCAACATTCGCAATTATATCCCTATAATCCTAGAGATGGAAAACGGCCAATATGACTCTTGGGTCGAACTGTTTACAATCCACTGTCGAGCTTATATGGACATTGATCATATAATTCCCAAAGATACTTCATCCATAGCCTCTGACACAACTTCTGATACAACACCTGCTATCACTGATTCAACCGATAATTGGGATCGTTTGGATGCTATTGTCCTCACATGGATCTACGGTACTATTTCCAAAGACAATCGTCATACCCATCTCGTTCACCTGCAACACAAATTTAATAACATCAAAATTGATGATTTCCCTAATGCCTCGGCATATTGTCAGGAATTAAAATCAATTGTCGATCAACTGTCGAATGTTGATCCTGACATAGACGATGACCGTTTGGTTTTATAA